The Mercenaria mercenaria strain notata chromosome 10, MADL_Memer_1, whole genome shotgun sequence genome contains a region encoding:
- the LOC123561420 gene encoding electron transfer flavoprotein subunit beta-like: MSAGLRILVGCKRVIDYAVKVRVKPDKTGVVTDGVKHSMNPFDEIAVEEAVRMKEKKLAAEIVVASCGPQQCQETLRTALAMGADRAVHVLIDPKDYAVMQPIHVSKILAKLAQDEKVDLMILGKQAIDDDCNQTGQMTAALLDWPQGTFASKVEKTDGDLQVTREIDGGLETIKIKLPAVVTTDLRLNEPRYATLPNIMKAKKKPLVTKKPGDLGIEIKPTQQILSVEDPPVREAGQKVESVDELVEKLKDAGFVKS, encoded by the exons ATGTCGGCCGGTTTGAGAATTCTTGTTGGTTGTAAACGTGTAATTGATTATGCAGTGAAG GTTCGGGTAAAGCCGGATAAGACAGGTGTGGTTACTGATGGAGTCAAACACAGTATGAATCCTTTTGATGAAATAGCTGTTGAAGAAGCTGTTAGAATGAAGGAAAAGAAACTGGCTGCAGAAATAGTGGTAGCATCATGTGGACCGCAGCAGTGTCAG GAAACCTTGAGAACTGCATTAGCTATGGGAGCAGACAGAGCTGTACATGTGTTAATTGACCCGAAAGATTATGCTGTTATGCAGCCCATACATGTATCCAAAATCCTGGCAAAACTGGCACAAGATGAAAAAGTAGATCTAATGATTCTAGGAAAACAG GCTATAGATGATGATTGTAACCAGACTGGGCAGATGACAGCAGCATTGTTAGACTGGCCACAG GGAACATTTGCATCGAAAGTAGAGAAAACTGACGGTGATTTACAAGTGACGAGAGAGATTGATGGTGGTCTAGAAACTATAAAAATCAAGTTACCTGCTGTAGTGACAACAGACTTGCGACTTAACGAACCTAGATATGCAACTTTACCTAATATTATG AAAGCCAAAAAGAAGCCTTTAGTTACAAAGAAACCAGGTGATTTGGGTATAGAAATAAAGCCAACACAACAGATTCTTAGTGTAGAAGATCCCCCAGTCAGGGAAGCCGGCCAGAAAGTCGAGTCAGTCGATGAACTTGTTGAAAAATTGAAAGATGCTGGCTTTGTCAAGTCATAG